A single region of the Actinoplanes sp. SE50/110 genome encodes:
- a CDS encoding sigma-70 family RNA polymerase sigma factor yields the protein MYPELEAVLTEPLFLRYRLAHCTREVEVGAVGKSGNTGLVRRAQQGDRRAFDALMRHEIPVVYSAAARVLAPADADDAVQETLISAFRNLKDLREPDKLRPWLLTIVMREARRQARDAELPVGLPAGSAESVPVDVQERAVAEVTLAEQRKDISAATPWLDPEDREMLALWWLELLGEVDRSGLVQAAGTSPNHVAVRLKRLRERLTAVRVLVRALAARDRPDGCAEFRVLLAGWPGRPSSVWRKRFVNHISQCPTCGALRHGLVPPELLLSTTALLVAPATLAAQPATAGAIVRVMDAGRRLLHAGKAGIAQPVAAVAATAAVLGGAAVVIARTGESRPLPSAQAPSTTSPRAPVAASVGVSVSPSGSGVVSASPGVSFQGPLTITKGGTYRGNWRSTDPGVPAVSIRTSEPVILQDCQVQGPGDLISARFSDRDAQTGIDLTVRDCRGTGQDPRITGKTRGFFVLAVWPKKIVVENNYFEHTRGVTLIGDNKPGSTDSIRVQRNQVRNVDGRVTGTSGCSTTLNTYPFPTRNGQCGANAIALNGFQHTRTGIDIGWNEIINTAGQSQSEDNINLSNSSGTAQQPIRIHDNYVQGAYPRNPATDASSGSGINIADSGTGVNPAYAPAFVHGENNQIVSTTNVGILIAAGHDNTLTGNRVISSGLLPDGRRMTHFFTGLYVWDCCYHHTTQGIWKNNTATGNTVGYTTITNNRPTRHDYKLDDCTPTCTANTSLPQPITPTTEHTEYQRWTTKTHTTNTTIGPRHHP from the coding sequence GTGTATCCGGAGCTCGAAGCAGTTCTCACGGAACCGTTATTCCTCAGGTATCGTCTCGCGCACTGCACACGGGAAGTCGAGGTCGGCGCGGTGGGAAAAAGCGGGAACACGGGATTGGTCCGTCGTGCGCAGCAGGGGGACCGCCGGGCCTTCGACGCGCTGATGCGACACGAGATCCCGGTCGTCTACTCCGCGGCGGCCCGGGTGCTGGCGCCCGCCGACGCCGACGACGCCGTTCAGGAGACGTTGATCAGTGCCTTCCGCAACCTGAAAGACCTCCGGGAACCGGACAAACTGCGGCCGTGGCTGCTGACGATCGTCATGCGAGAGGCGCGGCGGCAGGCCCGGGACGCAGAGCTGCCGGTGGGTCTGCCGGCCGGTTCTGCCGAGTCGGTGCCGGTCGACGTCCAGGAACGTGCGGTCGCCGAGGTGACGCTCGCCGAACAACGTAAGGACATCTCCGCGGCGACCCCGTGGCTCGACCCGGAGGACCGGGAGATGCTGGCGCTCTGGTGGCTGGAACTGCTCGGTGAAGTCGACCGCTCAGGGCTGGTGCAAGCGGCGGGGACCAGCCCGAACCACGTGGCCGTCCGGCTCAAGCGCCTCCGGGAACGCCTGACTGCGGTGCGGGTGCTCGTCCGCGCCCTCGCCGCCCGGGACCGGCCGGACGGGTGCGCCGAGTTCCGGGTGCTGCTGGCCGGTTGGCCGGGCCGGCCGTCCTCGGTGTGGCGAAAGCGCTTCGTGAACCACATCTCGCAGTGCCCCACGTGCGGCGCTCTGCGGCATGGCCTGGTACCGCCCGAACTCCTGCTGTCCACCACCGCGTTGCTGGTGGCTCCCGCCACGCTGGCGGCTCAACCGGCCACCGCGGGAGCGATCGTCCGGGTCATGGACGCCGGCAGGCGGTTGCTGCACGCCGGCAAGGCCGGGATCGCTCAACCGGTCGCCGCGGTAGCCGCGACCGCCGCCGTGCTGGGCGGCGCCGCCGTGGTCATCGCCCGCACGGGTGAGTCCCGCCCGCTGCCATCCGCGCAGGCGCCGAGCACCACCTCCCCGCGGGCCCCGGTTGCGGCGTCGGTCGGTGTGTCGGTTTCGCCGTCGGGTTCGGGTGTGGTGTCGGCGAGTCCGGGGGTGTCGTTTCAGGGACCGTTGACGATCACGAAGGGTGGCACGTACCGGGGTAACTGGCGCAGCACGGACCCGGGGGTGCCGGCGGTCAGCATCCGCACCTCCGAGCCGGTGATCCTGCAGGACTGCCAGGTCCAGGGCCCCGGGGATCTGATCAGTGCCCGGTTCAGCGACCGGGACGCGCAGACCGGTATCGACCTGACCGTGCGGGACTGCCGCGGCACCGGCCAGGACCCGCGGATCACCGGTAAAACCCGCGGATTCTTCGTCCTGGCGGTCTGGCCGAAGAAGATCGTGGTGGAGAACAACTACTTCGAACACACCCGGGGCGTCACCCTGATCGGGGACAACAAACCCGGCTCGACCGACAGCATCCGCGTCCAACGCAACCAGGTCCGCAACGTCGACGGACGCGTCACCGGCACCAGCGGCTGCAGCACCACGCTCAACACCTACCCGTTCCCGACCCGCAACGGCCAGTGCGGCGCGAACGCCATCGCCCTCAACGGCTTCCAGCACACCCGCACCGGGATCGACATCGGCTGGAACGAAATCATCAACACCGCGGGACAGAGCCAGAGCGAAGACAACATCAACCTGTCCAACAGCAGCGGCACCGCACAACAACCCATCCGGATCCACGACAACTACGTCCAGGGCGCCTACCCCCGCAACCCGGCCACCGACGCCTCCTCCGGCAGCGGCATCAACATCGCCGACTCCGGAACCGGCGTCAACCCCGCCTACGCCCCCGCCTTCGTCCACGGCGAGAACAACCAGATCGTCTCCACCACCAACGTCGGCATCCTCATCGCCGCCGGCCACGACAACACCCTCACCGGCAACCGCGTCATCTCCTCCGGCCTGCTACCCGACGGCCGCCGCATGACCCACTTCTTCACCGGCCTCTACGTCTGGGACTGCTGCTACCACCACACCACCCAAGGCATCTGGAAGAACAACACCGCCACCGGCAACACCGTCGGCTACACCACCATCACCAACAACCGACCCACCCGCCACGACTACAAACTCGACGACTGCACCCCCACCTGCACCGCCAACACCAGCCTGCCCCAACCCATCACCCCCACCACCGAACACACCGAATACCAACGCTGGACCACCAAAACCCACACCACCAACACCACCATCGGACCCCGCCACCACCCCTGA